In the Kaistella sp. 97-N-M2 genome, one interval contains:
- a CDS encoding polyphosphate kinase 2 family protein, whose protein sequence is MNVDFSDEYRIEGKFSIKDAPHEYKGKLEKSEGKKMLKDEIDKLRDLQEKLYADGSKSLLIVLQAMDAAGKDSLIEHVFGGVNPQGCEVHSFKTPSSKEYGHDFLWRHYVALPEKGKIGIFNRSHYESVLVCKVHPAYNLNEKVWDSVDDFDAEFWANRYESIRDFEKHLAANGTTIVKIFLNVSQEEQKKRFLDRINEPDKNWKFAAGDLTERALWPKYMEAYEEAINETSKEYAPWYVIPADHKWFARVTAIQIIIEALEKMDLKFPTLFEKEMEGLDDAKKELESE, encoded by the coding sequence ATGAATGTAGATTTCAGCGACGAGTACAGAATTGAGGGAAAATTTTCGATTAAAGACGCGCCCCACGAATACAAGGGCAAACTGGAGAAAAGCGAGGGCAAAAAAATGTTGAAGGACGAGATAGATAAACTCCGCGATCTGCAGGAAAAATTATATGCAGACGGCAGTAAATCTTTGTTGATCGTGCTGCAGGCGATGGATGCAGCGGGCAAAGACTCATTGATCGAGCATGTTTTCGGTGGCGTGAATCCACAAGGCTGCGAAGTCCATAGTTTTAAAACACCGAGTTCCAAAGAATATGGTCACGATTTTTTGTGGCGGCATTACGTGGCACTTCCGGAGAAAGGGAAAATAGGAATCTTCAACCGAAGCCATTACGAAAGTGTTTTGGTCTGCAAGGTGCATCCGGCCTATAATTTAAACGAAAAAGTCTGGGATTCTGTAGATGATTTTGATGCGGAATTCTGGGCAAACCGATATGAAAGCATCCGGGATTTTGAAAAACACCTGGCAGCGAACGGAACAACCATTGTAAAAATATTTTTAAATGTTTCGCAGGAAGAACAGAAGAAAAGATTTCTGGACCGCATTAACGAACCGGATAAGAACTGGAAATTTGCAGCCGGCGATCTCACCGAGCGCGCACTGTGGCCAAAGTACATGGAAGCTTACGAAGAAGCCATCAACGAAACCTCCAAAGAATATGCGCCGTGGTACGTTATTCCGGCCGATCACAAATGGTTTGCGCGCGTGACTGCGATCCAGATTATTATTGAGGCGCTGGAAAAAATGGATCTGAAATTTCCGACCCTTTTCGAAAAAGAGATGGAAGGTCTGGATGATGCGAAAAAAGAACTGGAAAGCGAGTAA
- a CDS encoding DUF1573 domain-containing protein, producing the protein MKKIFAGLFLTASFALASAQTISFDKTTFDYGTVKTGADGHRVFVVKNTGDKPLIISKVQASCGCTTPEWSQDPIMPGKTADIKVGYNTTIVGPFTKIIEVYSNDPENSRSVINIKGTVDGAAAMSAADAKREEKAMPAAKIEAASTVKSKKVAKKAAL; encoded by the coding sequence ATGAAAAAGATTTTCGCCGGTTTATTTTTAACCGCCTCTTTCGCATTAGCTTCTGCGCAAACAATTTCTTTTGATAAGACTACTTTTGACTATGGAACTGTGAAAACAGGCGCAGACGGACACCGCGTTTTCGTAGTAAAGAATACAGGAGACAAGCCCCTGATTATTTCTAAAGTTCAGGCATCTTGCGGATGTACTACACCGGAATGGAGTCAGGATCCGATTATGCCGGGGAAAACCGCTGATATTAAAGTTGGGTACAACACTACTATCGTAGGACCTTTCACCAAAATTATCGAAGTTTACTCTAACGATCCGGAGAACAGCAGATCTGTAATTAACATCAAAGGAACCGTAGACGGCGCCGCTGCAATGTCCGCAGCTGACGCTAAAAGAGAAGAAAAAGCAATGCCTGCGGCAAAGATTGAAGCTGCAAGCACCGTAAAATCTAAAAAAGTTGCCAAAAAAGCTGCTTTGTAA
- a CDS encoding valine--tRNA ligase produces the protein MQISEKYNPQETENKWYQYWLKNNYFHSEPNDKPPYTIVIPPPNVTGILHMGHMLNNTIQDVLVRRARMQGFNACWVPGTDHASIATEAKVVAKLKSEGINKADLSREEFLKHAWDWTDKYGGTILEQLKKLGCSCDWERTRFTLEPKLSSQVIKSFVDLYNKGLIYRGYRMVNWDPEAKTNISDEEVIFKEQNGKLYYLKYKIEGTEEFLSVATTRPETVFGDTAVCINPNDERYAHLRGKNVIVPIVNRVVPIIQDDYVDIEFGTGALKITPAHDTNDYEIGKRHHLQMIDSLDDDANLNEHGLHYAGKNRFDVRKQIAKELEEKDLLLKAEDYVNKVGTSERTGAVIEPKVSVQWFLKMADIAKPALDVVMNDEVKFHPEKFKNTYKHWMENIRDWNISRQLWWGQQIPAFYYGDGENDFVVAETIEEALDLAKEKSQNSSLQISSLRQDEDALDTWFSSWLWPMSVFDGITEPDNKEINYYYPTSDLVTAPDIIFFWVARMIMAGLEYRNEVPFKNVYFTGIVRDKQRRKMSKQLGNSPDPIELIEKYGADGVRVGSLLSSAAGNDLLFDEELMLQGRNFATKIWNAYKLTQGWQKDETIKANGSDKQAIDWFGNQMDKTIVEIADQFEKFRISDALHLLYKLIWDDFCSWYLEAVKPNYGEPISQEVYDRTLVCFEELMKLLHPFMPFLTEELWQNIAERTPNNALVITQQRKGESFDASVIKSFETTKELISGVRNYRQSKGISPREEVEVFTNAPKFDNENLVKKLANISQIHFEEKTDKPTFSFLLGGTEISIPLSEKLDLAEEKEKTEEEIKYLKGFLISVDKKLSNEKFVANAKPEVVEVERKKQKDAQEKIVLLEEKLKAL, from the coding sequence ATGCAGATTTCAGAAAAATATAATCCTCAGGAAACAGAAAATAAATGGTACCAATACTGGCTGAAAAACAACTATTTCCATTCCGAACCCAACGATAAACCGCCTTATACCATTGTAATTCCGCCACCAAACGTCACGGGAATTCTTCACATGGGTCACATGCTGAACAACACCATTCAGGATGTATTAGTGCGACGCGCCAGAATGCAGGGTTTCAACGCCTGCTGGGTTCCCGGCACCGATCACGCATCCATTGCAACAGAAGCAAAAGTGGTGGCTAAACTGAAATCTGAAGGCATCAACAAAGCAGATCTTTCCCGCGAAGAATTCTTGAAACACGCATGGGACTGGACCGACAAATATGGCGGAACAATCCTGGAACAGTTGAAAAAATTAGGCTGCTCTTGCGATTGGGAACGAACGCGCTTTACGCTGGAACCAAAACTTTCTTCCCAGGTTATAAAATCTTTTGTTGATCTATATAATAAAGGTCTTATCTACAGAGGTTACCGAATGGTCAACTGGGATCCGGAAGCCAAAACCAACATTTCCGATGAAGAGGTTATTTTCAAGGAGCAAAACGGTAAACTCTATTATTTAAAATATAAGATTGAAGGCACAGAAGAATTTCTTTCTGTTGCCACAACGCGCCCCGAAACTGTTTTCGGCGATACGGCGGTTTGTATCAATCCCAATGACGAGCGTTACGCGCATTTACGCGGAAAAAATGTAATTGTTCCCATCGTTAATAGGGTAGTTCCAATTATTCAGGATGATTATGTGGATATCGAATTTGGAACCGGGGCGTTGAAAATTACACCGGCGCACGACACGAATGATTATGAAATCGGAAAGCGCCATCATTTGCAAATGATCGATTCTTTGGATGATGATGCTAATTTGAATGAACACGGTTTGCACTACGCCGGAAAAAACAGATTCGACGTTCGGAAGCAGATCGCAAAAGAATTGGAAGAAAAAGATCTTCTTCTAAAAGCAGAAGATTACGTTAATAAAGTCGGAACATCGGAAAGAACCGGTGCGGTGATCGAACCGAAAGTTTCGGTGCAGTGGTTTTTGAAAATGGCAGATATCGCAAAACCTGCTTTGGATGTCGTGATGAATGATGAGGTAAAATTTCACCCCGAAAAATTTAAAAACACTTATAAACACTGGATGGAAAACATCCGCGACTGGAATATATCGCGCCAGCTTTGGTGGGGACAGCAAATCCCGGCTTTCTATTATGGAGACGGCGAAAACGATTTTGTGGTTGCCGAAACAATCGAAGAAGCGTTGGATTTAGCGAAAGAAAAGTCTCAAAACTCAAGTCTTCAAATCTCCAGTCTGCGTCAGGATGAGGATGCGCTCGACACGTGGTTTTCTTCCTGGTTATGGCCAATGTCGGTTTTTGATGGAATTACAGAGCCCGATAATAAGGAAATCAACTATTATTATCCAACGTCCGATTTGGTAACCGCGCCCGATATTATTTTCTTTTGGGTCGCGCGTATGATCATGGCAGGTTTGGAATACCGAAATGAAGTTCCCTTCAAGAACGTTTATTTCACCGGAATCGTTCGCGATAAACAGCGCCGTAAAATGTCGAAGCAGTTGGGGAATTCTCCGGATCCGATTGAACTCATAGAAAAATATGGTGCCGATGGCGTTCGTGTGGGAAGTTTACTGAGTTCCGCCGCCGGAAACGATCTGCTTTTCGACGAAGAATTAATGTTACAGGGCAGAAATTTCGCCACCAAAATCTGGAACGCCTATAAATTAACGCAAGGCTGGCAGAAAGACGAAACCATCAAAGCCAACGGTTCCGATAAGCAGGCCATCGACTGGTTTGGAAACCAAATGGATAAAACCATCGTCGAAATTGCCGATCAGTTCGAGAAATTCCGGATTTCCGACGCGCTGCATTTGCTTTATAAATTGATTTGGGACGATTTCTGTTCCTGGTATCTCGAAGCCGTTAAACCCAATTATGGCGAACCGATTTCGCAGGAAGTGTACGACCGAACCCTTGTCTGTTTCGAGGAATTAATGAAATTGCTGCATCCGTTTATGCCTTTTTTAACGGAAGAATTATGGCAGAATATTGCGGAAAGAACCCCGAATAATGCGTTGGTGATCACGCAGCAGCGCAAAGGCGAAAGCTTTGATGCATCTGTTATTAAAAGTTTCGAAACCACAAAAGAATTAATTTCCGGTGTACGGAATTACCGGCAAAGCAAAGGGATTTCCCCACGCGAAGAAGTAGAAGTTTTCACAAACGCCCCGAAATTCGACAATGAAAATTTAGTAAAAAAACTTGCAAATATTTCTCAAATTCACTTTGAAGAAAAAACCGATAAACCCACTTTTTCTTTTCTTCTTGGTGGAACGGAAATTTCAATTCCTTTGAGTGAAAAACTCGACCTCGCGGAAGAAAAAGAAAAAACAGAAGAAGAAATTAAATATTTGAAAGGTTTCTTAATTTCCGTAGACAAAAAATTGTCCAACGAAAAATTTGTCGCCAACGCAAAACCCGAAGTAGTTGAGGTAGAACGCAAAAAACAGAAAGACGCGCAGGAAAAAATTGTACTTCTGGAAGAAAAACTGAAGGCGCTTTAA
- a CDS encoding DUF4241 domain-containing protein gives MEHLENIKKLFSKNFVENPLIETFEAGKIILPTGRLIACDPLITNDMKEFKIHFPQGEFPVLVHKERDSNCIAYVEVVFGEEEIVEWKLATTEDQNIEELKGEEIFGYPVESGMGCLMDFETQDCLNHLEKRLFHRKGAEFMGIYEEFFHDHFFDENGAIDQFAFLKPDEEKPGNLFAFETGYGEGFYASYIGFGIDNQPIKLLTEFIEIGS, from the coding sequence ATGGAACACCTGGAAAATATTAAAAAACTTTTTAGCAAAAACTTTGTCGAAAATCCTTTGATCGAAACTTTCGAAGCCGGAAAAATAATTCTTCCCACCGGAAGATTAATCGCCTGCGATCCTTTGATTACAAATGATATGAAGGAATTCAAAATCCATTTTCCGCAGGGTGAATTTCCTGTTTTGGTGCACAAAGAACGGGACAGCAACTGTATCGCTTATGTAGAAGTTGTTTTCGGCGAGGAGGAAATTGTAGAATGGAAACTGGCCACCACGGAAGATCAAAATATTGAAGAATTGAAAGGCGAAGAAATTTTCGGTTATCCCGTCGAAAGTGGCATGGGCTGTCTGATGGATTTCGAAACGCAGGATTGCCTCAATCATCTGGAAAAAAGATTGTTTCATCGGAAAGGTGCCGAATTCATGGGTATTTACGAAGAGTTTTTTCACGATCATTTTTTTGATGAAAACGGCGCAATCGATCAGTTTGCCTTTTTGAAACCCGATGAAGAGAAACCCGGAAATTTATTTGCCTTTGAAACCGGTTATGGCGAAGGTTTTTATGCCAGTTACATCGGTTTTGGCATCGACAATCAGCCCATAAAATTACTGACAGAATTTATTGAAATCGGAAGTTAA
- a CDS encoding ribokinase, whose protein sequence is MNITSEQPKIIVVGSSSIDLVLNTEHLPKPNETVMAEKSESFFGGKGANQAVGTARLGASVYFIGCVGMDPYGQQILRNLVDEGVNVGYVAENEETATGTAYVTSAHGVNTIVVVPASNYCMTVSHVSEAEKLFPTVDLVLIQLEIPMEVVDFTFDLALNNGKKVGIYASPAKKLSPKIIQNASFIVAKSNELSIVFGDEQREDILRKYPNKLFVRDDSNSTTYFNGSEMKYYRNDHDSMLHKMGMGDAFTSGFAVALCHGNSVDECVQFGNDVSLKVAKNRGSQSGLPFLKDFSPE, encoded by the coding sequence ATGAATATCACTTCGGAGCAACCCAAAATTATTGTGGTAGGCAGTTCCAGCATCGATTTGGTGCTGAATACGGAACATCTTCCAAAACCCAATGAAACCGTGATGGCAGAGAAATCCGAAAGTTTTTTTGGGGGTAAAGGTGCAAACCAGGCCGTTGGCACGGCGCGTCTGGGCGCAAGTGTGTATTTTATCGGCTGTGTGGGTATGGATCCTTACGGCCAGCAAATCCTTCGGAACCTGGTTGATGAAGGTGTGAACGTTGGTTACGTGGCCGAAAACGAAGAAACGGCAACAGGAACCGCGTATGTAACTTCCGCGCACGGCGTCAATACAATTGTTGTCGTGCCCGCGTCGAATTACTGCATGACGGTTTCGCACGTGTCTGAGGCGGAAAAACTTTTTCCGACAGTCGATCTTGTTCTTATTCAGTTGGAAATTCCCATGGAAGTGGTGGATTTCACGTTTGATTTGGCGCTGAACAACGGCAAAAAAGTGGGTATTTACGCTTCACCGGCAAAAAAACTCTCGCCGAAAATTATTCAGAACGCCAGCTTTATCGTTGCAAAAAGCAACGAACTTTCCATTGTTTTTGGCGACGAACAGCGCGAGGATATCCTCAGAAAATATCCGAATAAACTTTTTGTGCGCGACGATTCCAATTCCACCACCTATTTCAACGGCTCGGAAATGAAATATTACCGCAACGATCACGATTCTATGCTGCACAAAATGGGAATGGGCGATGCTTTTACGTCGGGTTTCGCGGTAGCTTTGTGCCATGGCAATTCGGTGGACGAATGCGTACAATTTGGCAATGATGTTTCGCTGAAAGTTGCAAAAAACCGCGGGTCGCAAAGTGGTTTGCCGTTTCTAAAGGATTTCTCACCGGAATAA
- a CDS encoding alpha/beta fold hydrolase codes for MQELFLKTSGPASIAVKIFEPQISKQKLLLINSATGVKQQIYFSFAKYFAENGFTVITYDYRGIGESKPKQMKGFKASMRSWGTEDFKALTDFIQENYQNHQKYCVGHSVGALILGMNEDALIFEKFIFVATQDAFVGNLNFKVAATAVLGFGLAVPLTNLLFGYFPAHRFGLGESLPKGVACDWRTLILNKKSTSRLYEKIENDYSKNLRQKTFIVYAEDDPWVTMKGMESLMNSVYPNAKKTYREIKTAESPKKEIGHINFFRSFNKALWKIVLAEIQ; via the coding sequence ATGCAAGAATTATTTCTAAAAACTTCCGGTCCCGCTTCCATCGCAGTTAAAATTTTTGAACCTCAAATTTCAAAGCAAAAATTGCTGCTCATCAATTCCGCCACGGGCGTTAAACAGCAAATCTATTTTTCTTTTGCTAAATATTTTGCCGAAAACGGCTTCACTGTTATTACCTACGATTACCGCGGCATCGGCGAATCCAAGCCGAAGCAAATGAAAGGTTTTAAAGCATCCATGAGAAGTTGGGGTACCGAAGATTTTAAAGCACTCACGGATTTTATTCAGGAAAACTATCAAAATCATCAAAAATATTGCGTAGGACATTCCGTTGGCGCTTTAATACTCGGAATGAATGAAGATGCTTTGATTTTTGAGAAATTTATTTTCGTGGCCACGCAGGATGCATTTGTGGGAAATCTCAATTTTAAAGTTGCGGCGACCGCGGTGTTGGGTTTCGGACTTGCCGTTCCGCTGACGAATCTTTTATTTGGATATTTTCCCGCACACCGCTTTGGTTTAGGCGAATCTTTACCAAAAGGGGTTGCCTGCGATTGGCGGACTTTAATTTTAAATAAAAAATCGACGAGTCGACTTTATGAAAAAATTGAAAATGATTATTCGAAAAATTTAAGGCAGAAAACATTCATCGTGTATGCCGAAGACGATCCTTGGGTGACGATGAAAGGCATGGAAAGTCTTATGAACAGTGTGTATCCGAATGCGAAGAAAACCTATCGCGAAATTAAAACTGCAGAATCTCCAAAAAAGGAAATCGGCCACATTAATTTTTTCCGCAGTTTTAATAAAGCGTTGTGGAAAATTGTTTTAGCCGAAATTCAATAA
- a CDS encoding RNA polymerase sigma factor yields MNSTFEELYKEFSPRIYKLCLSYSGDRLFADDLHQETWIAVWNSLPKFRNESKIGTWIYRIAINTCLTGIKKQTKKSDHSEEILARLVHEESHDSTKEINLLYESISKLKENERIIITLVLEEKSYEEIAEITGITENNLRVKIHRIKKELKEIYTNHGRI; encoded by the coding sequence ATGAATTCCACATTTGAAGAACTCTACAAGGAGTTTTCGCCAAGGATTTACAAACTTTGCCTGAGTTACTCTGGCGACCGGCTTTTCGCGGACGACCTTCATCAGGAAACCTGGATCGCGGTCTGGAACAGTTTACCCAAATTCCGCAATGAAAGCAAAATTGGAACCTGGATTTATAGAATCGCGATTAACACGTGCTTAACCGGAATCAAAAAGCAGACGAAGAAGAGTGATCATTCCGAGGAAATCTTAGCCAGACTCGTGCACGAAGAAAGCCACGATTCGACGAAAGAAATTAATCTTTTGTACGAATCCATCAGCAAACTTAAGGAGAACGAAAGAATCATCATCACGCTGGTTTTAGAAGAAAAATCCTACGAAGAAATCGCAGAAATAACCGGAATTACCGAAAATAATCTGCGTGTAAAAATCCACCGAATTAAAAAAGAACTCAAAGAAATTTACACCAATCATGGAAGAATTTAG
- a CDS encoding cob(I)yrinic acid a,c-diamide adenosyltransferase, translating to MKIYTKTGDKGETALYGGTRVSKASSRVESYGTIDELNSFIGFAKCEITDTTILTQLKKIQFDLFTVGSESATPTEKLTLANGKSRLALMISEVEIEDLEKWMDDFEKELKPLQYFILPGGGRAATSLHICRTVCRRAERSLVFLNESEEVRPELIKYLNRLSDYLFVLARYVSHLNNEAEEYWNPNAR from the coding sequence ATGAAAATATATACGAAAACCGGCGACAAAGGCGAAACCGCGCTCTACGGCGGAACGCGCGTGTCGAAAGCGTCGTCGCGCGTCGAATCTTACGGAACCATCGATGAACTGAATTCTTTTATCGGTTTTGCGAAATGCGAAATTACGGACACGACAATTTTAACGCAACTTAAAAAGATTCAGTTTGATCTTTTTACGGTGGGTTCGGAATCTGCGACGCCAACGGAAAAACTGACGTTAGCCAACGGAAAATCGCGCCTGGCTTTGATGATTTCCGAAGTGGAGATTGAAGACCTCGAAAAATGGATGGATGATTTTGAAAAAGAATTAAAACCGCTTCAATACTTTATTCTTCCGGGTGGCGGAAGGGCCGCGACATCGCTTCATATTTGCCGAACCGTCTGCCGACGCGCGGAACGCAGTTTGGTTTTCCTCAACGAATCGGAGGAAGTTCGTCCGGAACTCATCAAGTATCTTAATCGGCTTTCGGATTATCTTTTTGTTTTGGCGCGCTACGTTTCGCACTTAAATAATGAAGCGGAAGAATACTGGAATCCCAATGCTCGGTAA
- a CDS encoding thiamine diphosphokinase, with amino-acid sequence MKRKNTGIPMLGKALLFINGIPPINLPETDGYSLIACSDGAFHYLKDKNFPLEKLDFISGDFDSHSGRDESIYAEKFIYTPDQNKTDFQKSLEIIAERGFAKVNIYGGSGGEMDHFLGNLTVAYLFKDKMNLTFFDEYSTYFFAPKELVLEQAKGKTISLYPFPVAGNIVTKGLKWPLHHENLEATHRIGTRNIANDEKVEIRFDSGDLVVFVSN; translated from the coding sequence ATGAAGCGGAAGAATACTGGAATCCCAATGCTCGGTAAAGCGCTTCTTTTCATCAACGGAATTCCGCCCATCAACCTTCCCGAAACCGACGGTTATTCACTCATCGCCTGTTCCGACGGGGCGTTTCATTATTTGAAAGACAAAAATTTTCCGCTCGAAAAACTCGATTTTATCTCCGGCGATTTCGATTCGCATTCGGGCAGGGATGAAAGCATCTACGCAGAAAAATTCATTTACACCCCGGATCAAAATAAAACCGATTTCCAGAAATCACTGGAAATCATTGCCGAGCGCGGTTTTGCAAAAGTTAATATTTATGGCGGAAGTGGTGGCGAAATGGATCATTTTCTCGGAAATCTTACGGTAGCCTATCTTTTTAAAGATAAAATGAACCTCACTTTTTTTGATGAATATTCCACCTATTTTTTCGCGCCGAAAGAACTCGTTTTAGAGCAGGCGAAAGGAAAAACAATTTCTCTTTATCCCTTTCCGGTTGCCGGAAATATTGTTACAAAAGGCTTAAAATGGCCTTTGCATCATGAAAATTTAGAAGCCACACACCGGATCGGAACGCGTAATATTGCTAATGATGAAAAGGTCGAAATTCGGTTTGATTCCGGTGATCTTGTGGTTTTTGTGTCGAATTAA